Part of the Acomys russatus chromosome 19, mAcoRus1.1, whole genome shotgun sequence genome, TACATTTACTTTACTGATAGTTATTAATTAATGAATGATGAATACAtcattaatgaaaaagagaaagaccaCCCTATAGCAGTGATGGtcttgtaggtctccagcatcacatctttgtagagtctcttcttggaatGTTCTAGCAAACCCCCCTCTTCCTGGGCGAAGTTCTCATATACATCACCACAGGTCATTGGATTCTGAACTATCCAATTACATGTGCAGAACAGAAAGCATGGCAGTGACCACACTGCACGTCTatacttcattttaaattaactaattaattattttaaaaattgtgaactTGGATCCCAGTCAGAAAACCTACTCAAAGTAGGGACTACTAATTAAGTAAATTGATACAAGTAATTAGTTTTCCAATTTCATTGAATACTCCACAGTCTCACACTGTGGATCATTTCTATGAGTGCTAGAAATGTGGAAATTCTTCTCTGTCCCAGTTCACTTTACTAATGTAGTCTGACTCACAGTGttaggaaaaaatttttaatgcaATCGCTGTGGTTAAGCTGTGAGTTCTCCCAGTTTTCCTCAAGTATGTGAGAGTCCTCATGCAGAGAAAGGAGCTAGAATGTGAGTTATGTAATAATTGCTCTGGCCGCCACAGGTGTCTTCAGAGATGCAACACAGCACAGAATGAGTGGGAAACTGTGCAGATAAGCCACGTGATTCAGCCTTCAGATCTGATTACGCTTTATAATTAgatcaaatgaaaaattaattcataCAGATGAAAATATACATTTGTGTACTAAGCGTGGTAAAGCTCACACATGTAACAATTTTATTTCCAGGCATAAGAGAACACGTTCTGGAGAGAAACCCCATGGCtataatcagtgtggtaaagccttttcgTGCTATGGTAGTCTCCGATtacataaaggaacacacactggagaaaaaccctaccagtataatcaatgtgataaagcctttttACAACACATTCATCTACAAggccatgaaagaacacatactggagagaaaccctatcaatGTAAtgagtgtggtaaagccttttcagGAAAGAGTAGTCTCCAAAGACATAAAAGagcacatactggagagaagctCTACAAATGTAAacaatgtgataaagcctttttactaaacatttatttacaaagccatgaaagaacacacactggagagaaaccctataaatgtaatcaatgtggtaaatcCTTTTTACAACACAGTCATCTCTGggtacataaaagaacacatactggagagaagccctatgaatgtatccagtgtggtaaagccttttctcTTCAAGGCAATCTCCAGgcacataaaagaacacatactggagagaaaccctatgagtgtaatcagtgtgggaaagccttttcAGCAAACAATAGCCTCCAAAaccataaaagaacacatactggagagaaaccctatcaatgtaaccagtgtggtaaagcctttaccCAAAATAGTCACCtacaaagacataaaagaacacatactggagagaagctCTACAAATGTAAacaatgtgataaagccttttctctaaacatttatttacaaaaccatgaaagaacacatagtggagagaaaccctatgaatgtaaccaatgtggtaaataCTTTTTACAACACAGTCGTCTCTggatacataaaagaacacacactggagagaaaccctatgaatgtaaccagtgtggtaaagccttttcacatCAAGGTAATCTCCAGgcacataaaagaacacatgctggagagaaaccctatgagtgtaatcagtgtggtaaagccttttcccAAAACAGTAACCTCCAAAgccataaaagaacacatactggagagaaaccctatgaatgtatcCAGTGTGGTAGAGCCTTTTCCCTTCAAGGTACTCTCCAGAAACAtcaaagaacacatactggagagaaaccctatgaatgtaatcagtgtggtaaagccttttcattTCAAGGTACTCTTCAGAAACATCAAAGaatacatactggagagaaaccctatgaatgtctccagtgtggtaaagccttttcccTTCGAGGTACTCTCCAGAAACAtcaaagaacacatactggagagaaaccttatgaatgtatcCAGTGTGGTAAAGTCTTTTCACAACAAGGTAATCTCCAGAAACATCAAAGAACACACACGGGAGAGAAACCCTAGGAATGTAACCAGTGTGGTGAATGAAGCCTTCTCACGAAGCAGTCATCTCAACAGACATCAAAGAAGACATattggagagaaaccctacaaatggaAACAATTTAATAAAGCCTTTTCAAAACACAGGTATCTCCTGTTACATGAAAGagcacatactggagagaaactctaTGAGTGTAATCAGTGTGATAAAGCCTTTTCCCAAAATAG contains:
- the LOC127202963 gene encoding zinc finger protein 431-like — translated: MDSEKASHSGRNTSGLYLAGTLQDSVLVPLYQGVSDIRSHAMVNAGVTVPRPGKDAVTCDDVHVNFTWEEWALLDPSQKNLYKDVMLETYWNLADVGYDWEDHKTGHCQSLGRLERHKRTRSGEKPHGYNQCGKAFSCYGSLRLHKGTHTGEKPYQYNQCDKAFLQHIHLQGHERTHTGEKPYQCNECGKAFSGKSSLQRHKRAHTGEKLYKCKQCDKAFLLNIYLQSHERTHTGEKPYKCNQCGKSFLQHSHLWVHKRTHTGEKPYECIQCGKAFSLQGNLQAHKRTHTGEKPYECNQCGKAFSANNSLQNHKRTHTGEKPYQCNQCGKAFTQNSHLQRHKRTHTGEKLYKCKQCDKAFSLNIYLQNHERTHSGEKPYECNQCGKYFLQHSRLWIHKRTHTGEKPYECNQCGKAFSHQGNLQAHKRTHAGEKPYECNQCGKAFSQNSNLQSHKRTHTGEKPYECIQCGRAFSLQGTLQKHQRTHTGEKPYECNQCGKAFSFQGTLQKHQRIHTGEKPYECLQCGKAFSLRGTLQKHQRTHTGEKPYECIQCGKVFSQQGNLQKHQRTHTGEKP